A stretch of DNA from Arenicella chitinivorans:
GGTAACAACATGGAAATGGGAACTATTACTGCAGCGTATATTGCTGCTGCGATTCTGTTTATTCTCAGCCTATCTGGATTGAGTAATCAGGAAACTTCACGTCGAGGCAATTGGTACGGCATCATCGGGATGACCATTGCGATTGTTGCGACGATTTTAAATAAGAGCGTTGATGCCTATGGCTGGTTGATAATCGCCATGGTCATTGGTGGTGGTATTGGTGCACGCTTCGCGTCGCGCGTTGAAATGACGCAAATGCCCGAACTGGTGGCAATTTTGCACAGTTTTGTCGGTATGGCCGCAGTGCTGGTTGGTTTTGCGAGCTTTTTTGATCCGAACAATGTGCTCTATGGCGTGGAAGCAACCATCCATAACGTCGAGGTTTATTTGGGTATTTTGATTGGCGCAGTGACGTTTACCGGCTCGGTCGTCGCCTTCGGTAAATTGAGCGGCCGCATAGGCAGTCGTCCATTATTGCTGCCGTCACGCCACATGTTGAATTTGGCGCTGCTGGGTATTTCGATTCTGTTGGGTTGGTGGTTTCTGGAAGCCGGCCACGACGGTGGTACCTGGCCGTTGATCTTGATGACCCTCATTGCGTTTGCCTTTGGTATCCACATGGTGATGGCGATTGGTGGTGCAGACATGCCGGTGGTGATCTCAATGCTGAACAGCTACTCAGGCTGGGCTGCGGCTGCCACGGGTTTTATGCTCTCCAATGATCTCTTGATTGTGGTAGGAGCCTTGGTCGGTAGCTCGGGCGCGATTCTAAGTTACATCATGTGCCGAGCCATGAACCGTAATTTCGTGTCGGTGATTATGGGTGGTTTTGGCACGACGACGGGCGGTGATGCTGAAGAAGGTGAGCAAGGTGAAGCTGTTCCGGTGCAAGCTGACGAGGTCGCGCAAATGATGAACGATGCCAAAGAAGTGGTTATCGTGCCAGGTTACGGTATGGCGGTGGCAAACGCGCAACACGCCGTGTCGGATCTGACCAAACAATTGCGAGACAAAGGCGTCAATGTGCGTTTTGCGATTCACCCTGTAGCGGGTCGTATGCCTGGACATATGAACGTGCTATTGGCGGAAGCCAATGTGCCTTACGACATCGTTCTGGAAATGGACGAAATCAACGACGAACTTGGTAAGGTTGATGTGGTTATGGTGATTGGTGCGAATGACATCGTGAACCCGGCGGCAATGGAAAATCCCAACAGCCCAATCGCAGGTATGCCTGTGCTGGAGGTTTGGAATGCCAAAAACGTTATTGTGTCAAAACGCTCAATGGCGACCGGATACGCAGGTGTTGAGAACCCGTTGTTCTTCAAAGACAACACGCGCATGCTGTTCGGTGATGCCAAAGACAGTGTGGATGCGATTAAGTCTGCCTTGTAACTGACTAAGACTACGCAGCGTAAAAATGCCACCTTCGGGTGGCATTTTTGTGCTCATGTTCTACGTCTAGGCCTACAAGAATGCCCGGCTCAGCTGGTCTTCTAAAAACCGTCCGAAACTCGGAAACCAATGTTGCGGCGGTGGGCTAGTGTGGATGAGCTTGGCCAGTTGTGCGCGGTTTAACCATTGACCAGATTTCACCACGGCGACAGGTTGGCGAAAATGCTCGACATCGAGCAACGGATTGTTCGCGAGCAGCACTAGATCAGCTCGTTTGCCAACGTCCACTGTGCCGAGTTCGTGACTCAGTTGCAGTGCGGTTGCGGCATTGATGGTGGCGGCCTGAAGTACTTGCCCCGCCGCGATGCCGGCTTCTTGCATTAAGGCCATTTCATGATGAGTTGAACTCCCCGCTGGCATGTACATGGTGCCTTGGTCCGAGCCGACTAGCAGTTTGACTTGCAAATCGGCCGCACGTTTGGCGATTCTCAGCAGCAATTCTCGCTCACGTAGATTCCAGTCCGCCAGCTTTTGGCTCGCGGTTAGCCAGCGTTCGATTGCGAAGTGTTCATTGAGGGTGCGGAAAAATGGATTGAACTGATCGAGGGGCAGTTGTTCGACAAAGGCCTCCTTATGCACACTGAGCTGGGTCAGGTGGTCGAAGGTAGCCAATGTGGGCGTCAAGTAAACGTCGGTATTCGCCAATTGCCGTAAATACGCGTCCAATTTCTCCAGCCCAAACTCGAAGTTGAGTACGGTTTGGAAGATGTCTTCGACGTGCTCAACGGACTGAACTCCATTCAACTTTTCAAGCTTCAAGCCTGACAGTGTGTCCGAAACCACGGCGTAGGGTCCGTGCTTGACCACCGGGATAGCGCGTTTGGCGGCTTCATCCAGTATGGCTTCGAATACGGCGGGTTCGAGGTCATTGTAAAGTTTGAGTGAATCGTAACCCTCAGCTTTAAAATGTCGAACCAGGTCGCGCGCCTGCTCAGGATTGCGGACAGCTTGTTGCAGTGCATGGGCAAGTTCTGGTCGGTCAAACACGGGTGAGCTGGTTAGCATGCGCGCACCAAGCCATTGTTTATTTTCGAGTTCCTGACGCCAACGCAGGTGCATCGGCATTCCGCGTAAATTACGCACCGTGGTCACGCCATGCGCCAGTGTGATCACCAGGTCCTTGCGGTCATAGATGTGCGTGTGCATATCCATGAGACCGGGTGTCACATAGGCATGGTTGCCCTCGACACGTTGATAGCCTGCGGGAACTGTAGAGCCAGCTGGGAGAATGGCCTCAATGTGTCCGTCACGTAGACGCAGTTGCTGGTCCGGTTTGACGGTCAACGTGCGCACATTAACAATGGACACGTTATCAATGGCCAGTGCTGTGCCGTTAATGACCGGTGGAAGATCGCGCGAAGGACCGGCTTGACCAGCCCAGATAGCGCCACACAGCAGCAGCACAAGTGCACTGAGTAGTGAAGCGAGTGTGAATAGTGATCGTTTTACAAATAAGTATTTCATGGTTCTAAGAAGCGTTGGTTGAATTGACCAGCCAAGCTTCTGTGAATTGCCCGCTGTGAGCGTCCAGAATCGTGATTTTGGACTTATTCGCGTTGCAGTTGTCGGTGAAATTGACGTGGTGTCAGTCCAGTCACTGTCTTGAATACCGCATTAAAGCTGGATTTGGAGTTAAAGCCCGCTTGCATAGCTATGTTCAATAGGTTGGGCGTTGAATTGTCTAACGCAGCGAGTTGTTGCTTAACGTCCTCAACGCGTAATTGATTAATGTAGTCGCAGAAACTGCGTTCGGCACCGATATTCACCGCCGCAGAAATGTCTCTGGTATTCAACTGCGTCAGTTCGGCTAGGTCGTTTAGCGATAAGCGCGGACGTCGATGCAAGGCCTGGTCCACAATCGTTTGGTGGATACTTTGAAACAGAGAACGGTATACCTGTGTATCGATATTGTCGGTTGTGTCGGATGTGTCGTACCGACTGAGGCCGTCAAACAGAATAGGCTGACGCACGGCCAGAATAGCCAGGGCTGCGAATAACACCAGCACGCAAACCTGATGCAGTAAATACCAGGTATTTGCCAGTGGATATGACATCAGTGATTGCAGATTCAGGCGCACAATATCGGTCACGCCAAGCACGGCAAATGCCAGCATGATGGTTACCAGCCAGTCTAGTCGCATCTCGCGCGCCGCAGCGCTACTTTGGTGAGATGCCACCCGATAACGCAGCAGAAAGCGGTAGGCTAACACACCATAAATCAACAGGCTTATGGACCCTAACGCAATGACTGCCGCTGTATGCTCGGTGAAGAATAAGGCGATTAACGTCGGGACGAAATGGATTAACTGATTGGCCGCCCAACGATGATCCTCGAATACGAGGTGTTTTACGAACAAGTAGAAGGCCGGGCCGGTGGTCAGCGTCAGCGCCGGCGTAATCAAATACCCCTGACTGAATAGCTGGGTTTCCTCAGAAAAGTTGAACACCATCAAAATAATCTCGAGACCAAACAGCAGGCAGATACCGCGAAACCGAGGTTTAGACCAGAGCAGGATGATTCCGAACAGACACAGCGTCATGAACACGACTTCGACCACGTTGACCGGTCGTAATGAATAAACATCAATCAGAGGGTTCATAGCTTCCATTAATCGCGCTGGAGAGGGGTAGATTACCGCATTATTGCCGTCAGGCGCCATCCGTCTGTGCAGCACTGGCCTTGGATTTTGGTACAATCGCCGCGTTATGAAGAATTCTACAATAGACCGTACTTTCTGCGTTGCGCCGATGTTGGATTGCACCGACCGGCACGAACGCTATCTTGCACGATTGATGTCCAAACACGCTGTGTTGTATACCGAAATGGTCACCACCGGAGCGATTTTGTTTGGAGACCGCGCTCGCTTTCTGGACTTCGACGCAGCCGAGCATCCGGTGGCACTGCAGCTTGGTGGCAGTGACCCGGATGCCATGACTCAGTGCGCTGAAATAGCACAACAATGGGGCTATGACGAGGTCAACATCAACGTGGGTTGTCCCAGTGATCGCGTACAGTCTGGCAGTTTTGGCGCGTGTTTGATGCAAACGCCGGACGTGGTGGCCGACAACGTGCGGCAGATGTCGGCGGCGGTGGATATACCGGTGACGGTAAAATGCCGGATCGGGATCGATGATCAGGAGCCGCGCGATGCCTTGTGGAGCTTGGTGGAATCTTGTGCTGACGCGGGTTGCGAAGTGTTCTTAGTGCACGCCCGCAAAGCGTGGCTTAAGGGGCTGAGTCCGAAACAGAATCGAGATGTGCCGCCCCTGGATTACGAGTTGGTGTACGCGCTGAAAGCCGCGTTTCCGGAGCTGGATATCGTTATTAATGGCGGAATCACCAGTATTGAAGCCTGTCAGCAGCATCTAGAGATCGTCGACGGTGTGATGATGGGCAGGGAGGCATACTCCAATCCGTATATCTTGGCGCAGGTCGACCAAGCGCTGTACAACGATGACAGCGCCAGGCCGTCACGCGATGATGTCTTGCGCCAGTATCAGGAATACGCCGAGAAACAACTGCAGCAGGGTGTGCGCCTGAACCATTTATCTCGCCATGTGGTGGGTCTTTATCATGGTGAGCCTCGGTCACGTCTTTGGCGGCGGTACATCAGCGAGCATGCGCATTTACCCGGATCTGACGCCTCAGTGTTAGTATTGGCGTACCAGGCAATGGTTCAGGGATAGACCATTGTCCGTGGTTTTATGCGATTAAATCCGCTATGGTGATAGTCGTAGGGTGTGTTCGCAGGTCTTGAACCAGAATAGCAGCCAGTGTTGCAAAGAGGGTTTGCAACATCTGGGGGGTGCGTCTGGCAGCGCGCACGGGGTGAACGTTTTTCAAATGAGTTTCATACGTAGATGAGCAAATATCAACTTTTGGCAACGCGCGAGTCTCGCGCAGGCTTTGGCGGGCCACGTTCAATATTGAGCCGCGCTGTTCAAACGGCGATCATCAGCGCTGGTTTGACGGTGCCCGTCACGCAAGCAGCGCAGATTCAGGTTAACGGTTTTACCGACGATGGCGCTGGCAGTTTGTGCACTCTGCGAGAAGCGATCGCGACGATTAACAGCGGGTCGGCGACGGCCGACTGTGCGAATAGCAGCGCGGACGCGTTCGGAATGAACGATACCATTGTGTTTGCAGCCTCGAACACAATTACTCTTAGCGCGGGTGAATTAGCCATTACTCAAGATGTCTCGATTGACGCCAGCAGTGTGAGTGGTGCAACGATCGACGCGGCCAACAACTCCCGTGTTATCTACTTGTCGGCTGACAATCTGACACTGACCGATATCACACTCTCCGGCGGCAGTAGCAGTTCCACGGGCGGCGCGGTGCATGCCCCCTCGGCGGCAACCTTGACACTGTCTAATTCCATTGTGACGAATAATCAGGCCGACGACGAAGGCGGAGGAATTTATCTCAGCAGCAGCACGGGCACGGTCTCGTCTTTGGTGTTGTCAAACTCGACCGTCAGTTACAACAACTCCAATTACAGTCATGGCGGTGGTATTGCTCTGGTTGGCAACCATTCGGTGGTTGAGTTAGATACCGCGTCAATCGCGGAAAACGTGGCCTCGTATCATGGTGGGGGGCTGTATATCGGTTCGAATTACGTGGACGTAGCGCTGACCGACAGCAACGTCACAAACAATGTTGCGAGCACCATGAGTGGTGGCGGAATGCACATTAATTCACCGCAATTGGGCGTCAATTTATTCGATAGCCAGATCAGTGGTAACGTCGCAGGACTGGATGGTGGTGGTCTGTATCTGTATGGCACCACGGCCGTCTACTCGACTGTGAGTCTACAAAATGCTGAGTTTTCAGGCAATACGGCAGGTGTCTACACAGCAGGGTTTGGCGGCGCGATGTATACCCGTTATACACGCACCATGATCGTTAATTCCACCGTCAGCGCAAACGACGCCACACAAAATGGTGGTGGGATAGTGCAAATTGACTCAGAAATGTGGCTTCGGGACACCACACTGAGCGGTAATTCCGCTGCGCAAGACGGCGGCGGCATTTACAGTGATTATTCGAATTTAATCTTAGAGCGCACTACCGTATCGAGTAACTCTGCAGGCTCCACGGCAGGCCATGATGGTGCAGGTGTTTGGGTCAGCGGCGGCACATTGGCAATGACAAATAGTACGGTGTCGGGCAACTCAGCGGCGGGCATGGGCGGAGGTTTATACAATGACGCTGATGATGGTACGCTGAGACACGTGACCTTTAGTAACAATCAAGCGGTTGGATCAGGAGGCGGTGTTCATGATGCGTCCGGTGTGCTTGCGGTGATCAACAGTATAATTGCTAACTCGGCAGCTGGTGGCGATTGCAGTGGAGGAGCCATGCTGGATGCTGCGAGTATTGTCGAGGATGGCAGTTGTGCGGCAACGCGATCGGGCGACCCGAAACTGCTTCCGCTAGCGGACAATGGTGGGCCGACGCAGACACACGCGCTACGCGCTAACAGCGCCGCAGTTAGCACTGCCAGTGCCGCTCAATGTGAGGCTTTAGACCAGCGTTCTGAAACGCGCGTGGCGTCGAGCTGTGATGTCGGCGCGTTTGAATTTATCGACCAAAGTGTGTTTTATGCGATTCCGACCAAGGATGGCAAGGTCGTGATCATTTCCTTATAAATAAACACTGCTGAGGTCTGCTTGCTTTATGGACAGGGGTTAATCTTTGGTTCATCTGGCAGGCGTATAATTGTACGACTTCATACCGTTGAACGATTTTCTACCTAAAGAGACCCATGCTCAAACTGATTAAATGGATCGGCAGCACAATGCTGGCCTTGGTGCTGATACTGGTCGTGGCCGCGGTGGTCATCAAGTCCACGGTGGACCCAAACGACTATCGCGACGAATTAACTGCACTGGTAAAACAAAAAACTGGGCGTGATCTGGCCTTAGATGGCGACCTGTCTATCTCGGTGTTTCCCTGGTTAGGTATTCGTACCGAAGGCTTGCGGTTTTCGCAGCCAAGCGCCATTGGTGGGGATATGTTGGCGGTGAAAACGGCTCAACTGCGCGTTAAGTTCATGCCGTTGTTAAAAAAACGCGTGGAAGTCGACACCATCGTGCTTGAGTCTCCCCACTTCCGGTTGGTGACGCTGGCAAACGGCACTGACAGCTTCGCAGGACTTATGGATGAGACAGGCAGCGAACCGAAACCGGCTGACCCGGCCGCAGCGGTCGCACTGGTGGTGCAGGGTGTGCGTATCACCGACGGTTCGATTCGACTCGAAGATCGCGCGGCTGGAACCTCGACTGACATTACTCAGTTAAGTCTTGCCACCGGTAATCTGTTGGGTGACAGTCTTGCTGACCTAAACTTGAGTGGCCAATTGAGTCAGTCTGGCGACCCAGAAGCGACTCAATTTGATCTCGGTGCACGTGCCAGAGTTGATACCGAGACCTTGGCTGCTCAGTTAGAACGGTTGAACGGAAAAATTACCAAAGGTGAGCACGTCATCCATTTCGAAACTGATGCCATTGCAGTGTCGCCAGCGCAAAACATCACGCTGATTGGCTTGAGCGTGAACCTGGCTGGTGCACACACGCTCGACGTATCGATTCCGGACGCAAATTTGACGCTGGCTGAGCAGCGCCTCGAAGCGCCCGCCGTGCTCGTCAGTATAAACAACCTGAGCGCCGAAATTGAACGACTGCGTGTCGTTGATCTGATGGATTCGCCATCGGCCTCGGGGGCGCTCAGCGTGCCTTCATTTGATGCAACTGCGTTGTTGAAAAGCATGAAAATTGACTATCAGCCCAGCAATGCCGACGCGTTGAAGAAGGTGAGTCTAGCAGCGGATTTTTCTGCAAATACGAATTCTGCCGCCTTAAAACAACTCCAACTGAAGCTCGATCAGAGTACGCTCGCTGGCTCGGCTTCCATTACAAATTTTGCTGCGCCGGCAATCAAATTTGATTTATCGCTTGATCAACTAAATATTGATGAGTACTTACCACCAAGCACAGAAAATACCGAGCAAGTCAGCGGTGGCGAAGCTTTGGCGGTGCCACTGGCGATGTTTGAGGCGGTGAACGCGAATGGCCGATTCAAAGCGAATCGCTTGGTTGTCGGTGGGATTCAACTGGAACAAATTGATGTGCGTGTCGCTTCCACTGACGGACAAGTTGAAATCGTGCCTACCGCTGCGTTGTACGAGGGTAAGTTGGCTGGCAACATTCAGTATACCCAGCAAGGTGACCAGGCGCGGTTGTCAGTTAAGCAGAAAATGGATTTGGTACAGCTTGGTAAGTTATTAATGGATGCCGAGGTAACCGAACAGCTTCAAGGGCTGGGTGATCTGGATGTCGACATTAATGTGACTGAACAGAACGGGGTTCAGCACAACCAGGGTGTGATTAAGATATTGGCTGAGCAGGGTGAATTGGTCGGCGTGGATATGCTTCGCATCTTAAGTCAGGCGAACAATGTTGCCACCATGTTGCGCCAAGGTGATGAAAGGCAAGCCGAGACCGCCGCGGAAACGGAGGTTCAGGCGGGCGAACAAGATGTGACGAAGTTCGGCCGATTGTCCGGCACCTTTAATCTGAATGATTTTCTCCTGACTAATAACGACCTGCGCCTGACTGCGCCCGGCTTCGAGCTTAACGGTAATGGGTCGGTCGACCTTGCGGCGCAGACACTGGATTTTACTGTGCGCGTAGCGGTTAACGAGGGCGTTCAGGGTGAACTCGGACGACAGCTGGCCAAAGTCCAGGGCTACACAATTCCGGTACGTTGCAAAGGCGCGTTAGCGGCACCAAGTTGCTTGCCGGATGTCAGCGGTTTGTTTTCCAGTTATGCCAAATCCAAGTTAGACGAGAAAAAAGGCGAATATTTGAAAGAGAAATACGGCATTGAAGGCGGCGAGAAAATGTCGACGCAGGAAGCGATCATGCAGGCGCTGTTGAACAAGCAAAAGCAAAAGAATCAAGCGGCGAATGGTGCGGAGTCTGCGTCACCAGCGGAATCAACGAATCCAGCGGAGCCTCAGGCCCCGAAAGGGAATGTTGAACGTCCAATAGGTGAACGCGGTGCCGAACCAGAGGCGGAGCCAGCCGAACCGGCGTTGACCCCGAAGCAGCAGCGACGTGAAGAACGCCGGAAACTGTTAGAGAGTTTGCTAAACCCGGATGCTGGTAACGACTAACCAACGGCTTCTAAGTCATCCGCATCCGCGCCGCTACGGGCTGCGGGCCGCTGGTTTTAGCAGATTTCAGGTTCTAAACCGACTGGGTGGCGTGTAGAATCAACGTCCCCTATATATAAGCGCCTGACTTCAGCGATTATGTCCGACAGCAAATCTGAAAATCAAAAATTAAATAAGTACAGCTCAACAATCACTCAACCCAAGTCCCAGGGCGCAGGCCAAGCCATGTTGTATGGCACCGGCTTAACGCGGGACGACATGAACAAACCACAGATCGGTATCGCCAGCGTATGGTGGGAAGGCAATACTTGCAATATGCACCTGAATGACCTGGCGGCACATGTCAAAACGGGTGTGCAGGACGCTGGGCTCGTCGGTATGCGATTTAATACCATTGGCGTGAGTGATGGCACTACCAATGGCACAGCCGGTATGGCGTACTCGCTGCAATCGCGTGACATTATCGCGGATTCGATTGAAACAGTGGTGGCAGCGCAATTTTACGATGGGCTAATTGCGATTCCCGGATGCGATAAAAATATGCCGGGCTGTATGATAGCCATGGCGCGTTTGAATCGTCCTGCGATCATGGTCTATGGTGGTTCAATTAAGCCGGGCCTGCATAATGGCAAGAAGCTCGATATCATCTCTGCGTTTCAGGCCTACGGCGAGTTCTTGGTCGAAACCATCACCGATGACGAGCGCCAGCAAATTGTTGAAAAATCCTGCCCAGGCGCTGGCGCCTGTGGGGGAATGTACACTGCCAACACCATGGCCAGTGCGATTGAAGCGCTGGGTATGAGTTTGCCATACAGTGCCTCCGCACCGGCGGTCGATCCTGAGAAAGTGGGCGAATGCGTGCGGGCTGGCGAAGCACTGAAACACCTATTGGAGATTGATCTCAAACCGCGTGACATCATGACCCGTGAGTCGTTTGAAAACGCCATGGTGGTGATTACCGCATTGGGTGGTTCTACCAATGCCGTCCTGCATCTGATTGCAATGGCGCGGTCATTGGATATCGATCTCACGGTAGACGACTTCCAGTCCGTCAGTGATCGTGTGCCCTTTTTGGCTGACTTGAAACCAAGTGGGCAATACGTAATGCAGGACCTGCATAATATCGGTGGCACACCAGCCGTAATGAAATTCCTATTGGATGCTGGCTTACTGAACGGTGATTGCATGACCGTGACCGGCAAAACACTGGCTGAGAATTTGGCAGACCTGCCCGGACTCGCAGAAGGCCAAGACATTATCCGCCCCTTATCCAAACCGATTAAACGTACTGGCCACATTCAAATTCTAAAAGGTAATCTGGCCCCCGAAGGTTCGGTCGCCAAAGTGACCGGTAAAGAGGGTGAGAAGTTTGTTGGCCCTGCGAAAGTCTTTGATGGCGAACAAGACATGATCAATCAGCTCGAGCAGGGCAAGATTGAAAAAGGCGACGTGATCATTATTCGTTATGAAGGTCCTAAAGGTGGGCCGGGCATGCCAGAGATGCTCAAGCCGACCTCGGCGATTATGGGCGCAGGCTTAGGTGAGCACGTTGCGATGATTACCGATGGCCGTTTCTCTGGTGGTTCGCACGGCTTTATCGTCGGCCACGTGGTACCCGAAGCGCAAGAAGGTGGCGCGATTGCTTTGGTGCAAGACGGTGACATGGTGACCTTGGACGCGGTGAACAACCGTATTGAGGTCGACCTCAGCGATGATGAGCTGGCTCAACGTCGTGAAGCCTGGGTCGCGCCGCCACTCAAAGCGACGCGCGGCACGCTGTTCAAATACATTCGTTATGTACAAAACGCGTCCAAAGGCTGTGTTACCGACGAATAAGCAAACTACTCGCTCGCCACTAGAGTGGGTTAACTGAGTCAGCATACCGTGTCCGTTTCAAATGACTTTACGCAACCGTTGGCGGATCGGCTGCGGCCAACTCGACTCGACCACGTGGTTGGGCAGCGTCAATTGTTGGCGCCTAACAAGCCACTGCGCACGGCGATTGAAACGGGCAAGTTACACTCAATGGTCTTTTGGGGGCCGCCCGGTACCGGTAAGACCACACTGGCTAAGTTACTCGCGCATGAGAGTGATGCTGAGTTTGTTTCGCTCTCGGCAGTGCTGTCTGGCGTCAAAGATATTCGCGACGCGGTGCAGACTGCACGTGACCGTCAGCGCGCTGGGATGGGTAATACCGTATTGTTCGTGGATGAGGTACATCGTTTCAATAAAGCGCAACAGGATGCGTTCTTGCCGCATATCGAAGACGGCACTATTTTGTTTGTTGGTGCCACCACCGAGAACCCGTCGTTTGAGTTAAATAACGCGTTGCTCTCGCGCGTGCGCGTATATGTGCTGCAATCGCTGACCTGTGAAGACCTGGTGCAACTTATCGATCGCGCGCTAACTGACGAACACGTCGGACTGGGTTCGTTGTCGCTCACCATGGACGACGACGTCAAGCGTCAATTAGCAGATCTGGTGGACGGGGATGCGCGTCGCGCCTTGACCATGCTTGAGATTGCGGCGGACCTGAGCGAAGACGGCGTGATCAGCAAAGCGCTGATTGCGGACATATTGGCCGGCGGGAGTACGCGTCGATTCGATAAAGGTGGTGAGGCATTCTACGATCAGATCTCAGCACTGCATAAGTCGGTGCGTGGTTCCGATCCCGACGCCGCGTTGTACTGGATGTGTCGCATGCTCGATGGTGGTTGTGATCCTCGTTATATTGCACGCCGGGTGGTGCGCATGGCCTCAGAAGACATTGGCAATGCCGATCCGCGTGCCTTGCGTTTGGCGTTGGATGCCTGGGAGTGTCAGGAGCGA
This window harbors:
- a CDS encoding replication-associated recombination protein A codes for the protein MSVSNDFTQPLADRLRPTRLDHVVGQRQLLAPNKPLRTAIETGKLHSMVFWGPPGTGKTTLAKLLAHESDAEFVSLSAVLSGVKDIRDAVQTARDRQRAGMGNTVLFVDEVHRFNKAQQDAFLPHIEDGTILFVGATTENPSFELNNALLSRVRVYVLQSLTCEDLVQLIDRALTDEHVGLGSLSLTMDDDVKRQLADLVDGDARRALTMLEIAADLSEDGVISKALIADILAGGSTRRFDKGGEAFYDQISALHKSVRGSDPDAALYWMCRMLDGGCDPRYIARRVVRMASEDIGNADPRALRLALDAWECQERLGSPEGELTLAQAVVYLAVAAKSNAVYTAYKAAMATVRKTGSLEVPMHIRNAPTKLMKELDYGKGYRYAHDEEGGYAAGETYLPEPLIGTQFYQPVDRGLEIKIREKLIYLRSQNK
- the ilvD gene encoding dihydroxy-acid dehydratase, with protein sequence MSDSKSENQKLNKYSSTITQPKSQGAGQAMLYGTGLTRDDMNKPQIGIASVWWEGNTCNMHLNDLAAHVKTGVQDAGLVGMRFNTIGVSDGTTNGTAGMAYSLQSRDIIADSIETVVAAQFYDGLIAIPGCDKNMPGCMIAMARLNRPAIMVYGGSIKPGLHNGKKLDIISAFQAYGEFLVETITDDERQQIVEKSCPGAGACGGMYTANTMASAIEALGMSLPYSASAPAVDPEKVGECVRAGEALKHLLEIDLKPRDIMTRESFENAMVVITALGGSTNAVLHLIAMARSLDIDLTVDDFQSVSDRVPFLADLKPSGQYVMQDLHNIGGTPAVMKFLLDAGLLNGDCMTVTGKTLAENLADLPGLAEGQDIIRPLSKPIKRTGHIQILKGNLAPEGSVAKVTGKEGEKFVGPAKVFDGEQDMINQLEQGKIEKGDVIIIRYEGPKGGPGMPEMLKPTSAIMGAGLGEHVAMITDGRFSGGSHGFIVGHVVPEAQEGGAIALVQDGDMVTLDAVNNRIEVDLSDDELAQRREAWVAPPLKATRGTLFKYIRYVQNASKGCVTDE